In Aulosira sp. FACHB-615, the following are encoded in one genomic region:
- a CDS encoding filamentous hemagglutinin N-terminal domain-containing protein, which yields MKGFRLKSCFVSGIIWCCLTPINVTQAQIVPDTTLPKNSVVTPNNMIWEITAGTVAGNNLFHSFKQFNIPEMHTADFINPSANIQNILVRVTGGSRSDIFGKIKTSVVGSPNLFLLNPHGILFGPNASLDVGGSFVATTANAIAFGNQGLFSASVPNNPALLTVNPSAFLFNQIYNSSITNQHTNLSVNPGQSLLLLGGNVSIDGGNLSAPGGRIELGAVAGEGTIELNTNNQNLYLSYADNLIRGDISILNGSANVRSNGNGNLSINAHDLSIVKSQLTGGLIGNFNQAGDIIIQATGKINITQSTITNNLGTRRDSATGNTGRIYIQAGSVFLNDSFIRSDVGSFSSSATGNTEGIYIKAGSAFLDNTALSASNFGRGSTGGIFIEAKESVSISNNSFINSDINSGGFGNTRGIKIISGSVFLNDTTLNAINSGEGNTNGVSITANNSVLLTNTAISTIATQESIGNASNLNIQARDIFSDFSSLDSSAFNAGVSGNIIINAQNIFLNNRSFIGTPVDSMASPGLIDINTRNLTLTNGAAISSITTGSRNGGNIQINATESVKLIAFSPDPDFRFFSSGLFTDTVGNAIGKAGNIDIKTRSLQITDGALVSASSSSGGRGGNINIIADTVDLVSGGQILTSASNIGNAGNITLEAKNRVSISGSDPTFAARVAELGTGSIGNDGANSGLFARVRGTERANAGDITVNTRFLRLNNRGTITTGTNAGEGGNINLNVRDVVLLRNNSSISANAGVANAGGNGGNININTQFLIAIPGENSDISANAFNGRGGRVDITAQSIFGITSRFRDTQFSDITASSQLGINGDVTINTVQVDPIQGLSELSTSVVDSSTLLAADCSQENENNNSQFVVTGRGGLPANPYELLGGDVLWSDTRTREMTARRNLPINIKSPAMEKTVAIAPANGWRFNGAGEVTLISQVSGAEENLLKSNPYACPKPTTMKN from the coding sequence ATGAAAGGCTTCAGATTAAAATCTTGTTTTGTGAGTGGAATAATCTGGTGTTGTCTGACTCCAATAAATGTTACGCAGGCTCAAATTGTTCCTGATACGACACTACCTAAAAATTCTGTTGTTACACCCAATAATATGATATGGGAAATTACGGCAGGTACTGTAGCAGGTAATAACCTTTTTCATAGTTTTAAGCAATTTAATATTCCTGAAATGCACACGGCAGATTTTATAAATCCTAGTGCAAATATTCAGAATATTTTAGTACGGGTAACAGGTGGAAGTCGTTCTGATATTTTCGGAAAAATCAAAACTTCTGTAGTTGGTAGTCCAAACTTATTTTTGCTGAATCCTCATGGAATCTTATTTGGCCCTAATGCTAGTTTAGATGTTGGTGGTTCATTTGTTGCTACTACAGCAAATGCGATCGCATTTGGTAATCAAGGTTTATTCAGTGCTTCTGTCCCCAATAATCCAGCATTACTCACAGTCAATCCTTCAGCTTTTCTATTTAATCAAATTTATAATTCTTCTATTACTAACCAACATACAAATCTATCAGTTAATCCTGGTCAAAGCTTATTATTATTAGGTGGTAATGTCTCTATAGATGGCGGAAATTTGTCTGCTCCAGGTGGGCGAATTGAGTTAGGAGCGGTAGCGGGAGAAGGAACTATAGAATTGAATACTAATAATCAAAATCTATATTTAAGTTATGCTGATAATTTAATAAGAGGCGATATTTCGATTCTTAATGGATCTGCAAATGTGAGGTCTAATGGCAACGGTAATTTGAGCATAAATGCCCATGACTTAAGCATTGTTAAAAGTCAACTAACAGGTGGTCTGATCGGAAATTTCAATCAGGCTGGAGATATTATTATTCAAGCAACAGGAAAAATAAATATTACACAGAGTACGATCACAAATAATCTTGGCACCAGGCGTGATTCCGCAACAGGCAATACTGGCCGTATTTATATTCAAGCTGGATCAGTGTTCTTGAATGATAGTTTCATTAGAAGTGATGTGGGCAGTTTTTCCTCTTCAGCTACAGGCAATACCGAGGGTATTTATATCAAAGCTGGGTCAGCATTCTTAGATAATACCGCATTGAGTGCTAGTAACTTTGGTAGAGGAAGTACTGGTGGAATATTTATAGAGGCAAAAGAATCTGTTTCTATCAGTAATAATAGTTTTATCAATAGTGATATTAATAGTGGTGGTTTTGGCAACACAAGGGGTATTAAGATAATATCTGGTTCTGTTTTCTTAAATGACACTACATTGAATGCCATTAATTCAGGAGAAGGTAATACAAATGGAGTGTCTATAACAGCTAATAATTCTGTTTTGTTAACCAACACTGCCATAAGTACTATTGCTACTCAGGAGAGTATTGGCAATGCTAGTAACCTGAATATCCAAGCTAGAGACATTTTTTCAGATTTCTCCTCTTTAGACTCATCTGCATTCAATGCTGGAGTTTCTGGCAACATAATAATTAATGCTCAAAATATATTCTTGAATAACAGGAGTTTTATTGGAACTCCTGTAGATAGTATGGCTAGTCCTGGACTAATTGATATTAATACTAGAAACCTAACTTTAACGAATGGTGCCGCAATTTCATCTATAACCACCGGCTCACGCAATGGCGGAAACATTCAAATTAATGCAACAGAATCAGTTAAGCTAATCGCATTTTCTCCAGACCCAGACTTCAGATTTTTCTCTTCAGGATTATTTACTGACACGGTAGGTAATGCAATTGGGAAAGCAGGGAATATTGATATTAAAACTCGTAGTTTACAGATAACAGATGGAGCATTAGTAAGTGCTAGTAGTTCTAGCGGGGGTAGGGGGGGTAACATTAATATTATTGCCGATACCGTTGATTTAGTTAGTGGTGGTCAAATTTTAACCAGTGCATCCAATATTGGGAATGCAGGGAACATTACTCTAGAAGCCAAAAATAGGGTGAGTATTAGTGGTAGTGACCCGACTTTTGCAGCACGCGTAGCAGAACTTGGTACTGGCTCAATTGGTAATGACGGTGCTAACAGTGGTTTGTTTGCGCGTGTGCGCGGGACAGAACGCGCCAATGCTGGCGACATCACAGTTAATACTCGTTTTTTAAGGTTAAATAATCGAGGAACAATTACAACGGGGACAAATGCTGGTGAAGGGGGAAATATTAATCTCAATGTGAGAGATGTTGTATTGCTGCGAAATAATAGTAGTATTTCTGCCAATGCTGGTGTTGCGAATGCAGGGGGTAATGGTGGAAACATCAATATCAACACCCAATTTTTAATTGCTATTCCTGGTGAAAATAGCGATATTAGCGCCAATGCTTTTAATGGTAGGGGCGGGAGAGTAGATATTACCGCACAAAGCATTTTCGGGATTACGTCACGCTTCCGAGATACGCAATTTAGCGATATTACTGCTAGTTCTCAACTGGGGATTAATGGAGATGTGACTATTAATACAGTACAAGTTGATCCGATTCAGGGGTTAAGTGAATTATCTACTAGTGTTGTTGATAGTTCAACGTTACTCGCTGCTGATTGTTCACAAGAAAACGAAAATAACAATAGTCAATTTGTGGTAACGGGACGTGGTGGTTTACCTGCTAACCCCTATGAACTTTTGGGTGGTGATGTTTTGTGGTCAGATACTCGGACACGAGAAATG
- a CDS encoding DUF2996 domain-containing protein, with translation MADETNHNQAGEVAPSTVDKQVPSISEPVATNIPTANAPDPKAANPKVNPNAAQAADGAEKPAAAKAAKKEKAPAVEDKPFAEFIQQEYIPALQKAIADEGVQDLQLAFAKQKLPIAGLPSDEEYWQVIGSWQNGQRQFNVYFPDEDIQGKKGFSCNEGKKTSTLESFLIDERKTTLDLLVFGLVRRLNSQKWLGRN, from the coding sequence ATGGCAGACGAAACCAATCACAATCAAGCGGGAGAGGTAGCTCCCAGCACTGTTGACAAACAAGTACCCAGCATCAGTGAACCAGTAGCCACAAATATACCTACTGCCAACGCACCAGACCCCAAAGCAGCTAACCCAAAAGTTAACCCTAATGCTGCTCAAGCCGCCGATGGTGCAGAAAAACCAGCCGCCGCTAAAGCCGCCAAAAAAGAGAAAGCCCCAGCCGTTGAAGATAAGCCGTTTGCAGAGTTTATCCAGCAAGAATACATACCAGCTTTGCAAAAGGCGATCGCGGATGAAGGCGTACAAGATTTACAATTAGCTTTTGCTAAACAAAAACTCCCCATCGCTGGCTTACCTTCCGATGAAGAATACTGGCAAGTTATCGGCAGTTGGCAAAATGGTCAACGTCAATTTAACGTGTATTTTCCCGACGAAGATATTCAAGGGAAAAAAGGTTTTTCCTGCAACGAAGGCAAAAAGACCAGTACCCTTGAATCATTCTTAATTGACGAACGCAAAACTACACTTGATTTGTTGGTATTTGGTTTAGTGCGGCGTTTGAACAGTCAAAAATGGCTCGGCAGAAACTAG